Proteins found in one Bremerella volcania genomic segment:
- a CDS encoding RNA polymerase sigma factor, which yields MTNFSLLVDQCMDGDQSAVSEFVRRFRNQVYLLCYRMVGEHHEAEDMAQETFLRVFRNLHRWDRSRPIEPWIMTIAGNRCRTHLAQRNRRPIACETQDHVEDHRGADHRGELLAEEVQLALSHVREEYRRAFLLFHDHQLSYGEIAEQMDCPLGTVKTWVHRARRELVQRLASRGVTQEYRASQLARATD from the coding sequence TTGACGAACTTCAGCCTGCTAGTCGACCAATGCATGGACGGAGACCAGAGCGCGGTCTCTGAGTTCGTACGTCGTTTTCGAAACCAGGTCTACCTGCTGTGCTACCGTATGGTGGGGGAACACCACGAGGCCGAGGACATGGCCCAGGAAACCTTCCTGCGCGTGTTCCGCAACCTCCATCGGTGGGATCGAAGTCGTCCGATCGAGCCTTGGATCATGACCATCGCCGGCAACCGCTGCCGGACTCACCTGGCCCAAAGAAACCGGCGGCCGATCGCCTGTGAGACTCAGGATCACGTCGAAGACCACCGCGGGGCCGACCATCGGGGCGAACTGTTAGCCGAAGAAGTTCAGTTGGCCCTATCCCATGTCCGAGAAGAATACCGCAGGGCGTTTCTTCTGTTCCACGATCACCAACTTTCGTACGGTGAAATCGCCGAGCAGATGGATTGCCCGCTAGGAACCGTAAAAACCTGGGTTCATCGTGCCCGCCGCGAATTGGTCCAACGTCTCGCCAGTCGCGGCGTTACCCAGGAATACCGGGCGAGCCAGCTTGCTCGAGCCACCGACTAA
- a CDS encoding FHA domain-containing protein, whose protein sequence is MQVMLQVIRGPSAGKEFKLPVDNFVIGRGDGCHLKPKSDMVSRKHCALAVRDSKLFLEDFGSKNGTYVNGERVEGTIELKMGDELRVGPLDFLILIDHTLGAAKRSKVSSVKEAASRVAEASGLGNDVASWLEEADEEERQMRMENPETRQFRVDETRTVSLDELRELEEEEAAAGDMKDGKTKTGLLGMFGSKKKTYGKLPQVENAGSKDSQAAANDAIRRLMDNRR, encoded by the coding sequence ATGCAAGTCATGCTCCAAGTTATCCGAGGACCAAGTGCCGGCAAGGAGTTCAAACTCCCCGTCGACAACTTCGTCATCGGTCGAGGTGATGGATGTCACCTGAAGCCCAAAAGCGACATGGTCAGTCGCAAGCACTGCGCACTCGCAGTACGTGATTCCAAGCTGTTTCTTGAGGACTTCGGAAGCAAGAATGGAACTTACGTCAACGGCGAACGCGTCGAGGGCACTATCGAGTTGAAGATGGGAGACGAACTCCGCGTAGGACCACTCGACTTCCTGATTCTGATCGACCACACCCTGGGTGCGGCCAAACGCTCGAAGGTTAGCAGTGTGAAAGAAGCTGCCAGTCGTGTGGCGGAAGCAAGCGGCCTCGGCAACGACGTTGCCAGCTGGCTGGAAGAAGCCGACGAAGAAGAACGCCAGATGCGGATGGAGAATCCGGAGACGCGTCAGTTCCGCGTCGACGAAACGCGTACTGTTTCCCTGGACGAACTCCGTGAGTTGGAAGAGGAAGAAGCAGCTGCTGGCGACATGAAGGATGGCAAGACCAAGACAGGCCTTTTGGGCATGTTTGGCTCGAAGAAGAAGACCTACGGCAAATTGCCTCAGGTAGAAAACGCCGGCTCGAAGGACAGCCAAGCGGCTGCCAATGACGCCATTCGTCGACTGATGGATAACCGCCGCTAG
- a CDS encoding lipoate--protein ligase family protein codes for MRLIVDPPTRGTWNMAVDEAILRGAVDLGMPTLRFYGWSEPTLSLGYFQRYDDRRQHEASASCACVRRASGGGAIMHDRELTYSFVAPVRDSRSEETTRWFDLFHETLIEVLANWGINAHLSGKPHASSAPEPFLCFQRRHEVDVIVDDHKICGSAQRRHQVAVLQHGSVILQQSPWAPELLGLEDITGQEISAQLLIDRWKDTLRHKFQSTYTIQPLTDKETQSAQEIESVKFAHSDWTHKR; via the coding sequence ATGCGTCTAATCGTCGACCCACCAACACGCGGCACATGGAACATGGCGGTCGACGAAGCGATCTTGCGCGGAGCGGTTGATTTGGGGATGCCAACCCTGCGGTTTTACGGATGGAGCGAACCGACTCTCTCGCTGGGCTATTTCCAGAGGTACGACGATCGCCGACAGCACGAGGCCAGCGCCAGCTGCGCGTGCGTCCGACGAGCCTCTGGTGGTGGAGCGATCATGCACGATCGCGAGTTGACCTACAGCTTCGTCGCCCCTGTGCGAGATTCCCGGTCGGAAGAAACCACACGCTGGTTCGACCTGTTCCACGAGACGTTGATCGAAGTGCTAGCAAACTGGGGTATCAACGCCCACTTAAGCGGCAAGCCGCACGCCAGTTCTGCTCCGGAACCCTTCCTCTGCTTCCAAAGGCGCCACGAAGTCGACGTAATCGTTGATGACCACAAGATTTGCGGTAGCGCGCAGCGTCGCCACCAAGTTGCCGTTTTGCAACACGGGAGTGTGATATTGCAACAATCACCCTGGGCGCCCGAGCTACTTGGGCTCGAAGACATTACCGGGCAAGAAATTTCCGCCCAGTTGCTGATCGACCGGTGGAAAGACACCTTAAGACACAAATTCCAAAGTACTTACACCATCCAGCCGCTAACCGACAAAGAGACACAATCCGCCCAAGAGATCGAATCGGTCAAGTTCGCACATTCCGACTGGACGCATAAACGTTAA